In one Mycobacterium sp. NBC_00419 genomic region, the following are encoded:
- the recA gene encoding recombinase RecA, protein MAQAPDREKALELALAQIEKNHGKGSVMRLGDEVRQPISVIPTGSIALDVALGIGGLPRGRIIEIYGPESSGKTTVALHAVANAQAAGGIAAFIDAEHALDPEYAANLGVDTDSLLVSQPDTGEQALEIADMLIRSGAIDIIVIDSVAALVPRAEIEGEMGDSHVGLQARLMSQALRKITGALSNSGTTAIFINQLREKIGVMFGSPETTTGGKALKFYASVRLDVRRIETLKDGTDAVGNRTRCKVVKNKVSPPFKQAEFDILYGKGISREGSLIDMGVDQGFIRKSGSWFTYEGEQLGQGKENARNFLIENPNVGNEIEKKIKEKLGIGAVITDGAAVDDVLPAPVDF, encoded by the coding sequence ATGGCGCAAGCCCCTGATCGCGAGAAAGCCCTTGAACTCGCGCTCGCGCAGATCGAGAAGAATCACGGCAAAGGCTCGGTGATGCGCCTCGGTGACGAGGTCCGTCAGCCGATCTCAGTCATCCCGACCGGCTCCATCGCCCTGGATGTGGCGCTGGGCATCGGCGGCCTGCCTCGCGGCCGCATCATCGAGATCTACGGCCCGGAATCCTCGGGTAAGACCACCGTCGCACTGCACGCGGTGGCCAACGCCCAGGCGGCCGGCGGCATCGCGGCGTTCATCGACGCCGAGCACGCCCTGGATCCCGAGTACGCCGCCAACCTCGGCGTGGACACCGACTCGCTGCTGGTCAGCCAGCCCGACACCGGTGAGCAGGCGCTCGAGATCGCCGACATGCTGATCCGCTCGGGCGCCATCGACATCATCGTCATCGACTCGGTGGCCGCTCTGGTGCCCCGCGCCGAGATCGAGGGCGAGATGGGGGACAGCCACGTCGGCCTGCAGGCCCGGTTGATGAGCCAGGCGCTGCGCAAGATCACCGGCGCCCTGAGCAACTCGGGCACCACCGCGATCTTCATCAACCAGCTGCGCGAGAAGATCGGCGTGATGTTCGGCTCGCCCGAAACCACAACGGGTGGTAAGGCATTGAAGTTCTACGCCTCCGTGCGTCTGGACGTGCGCCGCATCGAGACGCTCAAGGACGGCACCGACGCGGTGGGCAACCGCACCCGCTGCAAAGTGGTCAAGAACAAGGTGTCCCCGCCGTTCAAGCAGGCCGAGTTCGACATCCTCTACGGCAAGGGCATCAGCCGTGAGGGTTCGCTCATCGACATGGGCGTCGATCAGGGCTTCATCCGCAAGTCCGGGTCGTGGTTCACCTACGAGGGTGAGCAGTTGGGCCAGGGCAAGGAGAACGCCCGCAACTTCCTCATCGAGAACCCCAACGTGGGCAACGAGATCGAGAAGAAGATCAAAGAAAAGCTCGGTATCGGTGCGGTGATCACCGATGGCGCCGCCGTCGATGACGTTCTGCCCGCCCCAGTCGACTTCTGA
- the recX gene encoding recombination regulator RecX, with product MTFCPPQSTSDKRGEQAHALCLRLLTVRSRTRSELAGQLTKRGYPEDVSESVLDRLAAVGLIDDADFAEQWVRSRRVRSGKGKRALASELRTKGVDDDVIATALADIDADTERRLAEELVERKLRREALSDTDDTKVIRRLVGMLARRGYSQNMAVAVVRDGLAAERERRRV from the coding sequence ATGACGTTCTGCCCGCCCCAGTCGACTTCTGACAAGCGCGGTGAGCAGGCGCACGCGTTGTGCCTGCGTCTGCTCACTGTGCGGTCGCGGACGCGTTCCGAGCTGGCCGGCCAGCTGACCAAGCGAGGCTATCCCGAGGATGTCTCCGAGTCGGTGCTCGACCGGTTGGCCGCTGTCGGGCTGATCGATGACGCCGACTTCGCCGAGCAGTGGGTGCGGTCCAGGCGGGTGCGATCCGGAAAAGGTAAGCGCGCCTTAGCTTCTGAGCTGCGTACCAAGGGTGTCGATGACGATGTCATCGCCACCGCGCTCGCGGATATCGACGCCGACACCGAGCGGCGGCTGGCCGAGGAGTTGGTGGAGCGCAAGCTGCGCCGGGAGGCTCTCTCCGACACCGACGACACCAAGGTGATCCGACGACTCGTCGGCATGCTGGCCCGGCGCGGCTACAGCCAGAACATGGCGGTTGCGGTGGTCAGGGACGGGCTGGCCGCAGAGCGGGAGCGCCGCCGGGTCTGA
- a CDS encoding DUF4189 domain-containing protein produces MALNRKTSTIFAIGAVVATLSVGTAWAGGPDGAVEQVGDISQAVGSGVLNGALTGFSASGPTNESASAAVIAACQQSGAQECSRDEVTNDSLCVVSVGSDDTGVVSGGAGPTVEAARDDAFAHAAQANASFDPGARILVSACP; encoded by the coding sequence ATGGCCCTCAATCGCAAGACATCTACGATCTTCGCCATCGGCGCCGTCGTGGCCACGCTATCGGTCGGTACGGCGTGGGCTGGCGGCCCGGACGGCGCCGTCGAGCAGGTCGGCGACATCTCGCAGGCCGTCGGCTCAGGTGTACTCAACGGTGCGCTGACCGGCTTTTCGGCCAGTGGGCCCACCAACGAGTCAGCGTCAGCGGCGGTGATCGCAGCCTGCCAGCAGTCCGGTGCCCAGGAGTGCAGCCGCGACGAGGTCACCAACGACAGCCTGTGCGTGGTCTCCGTCGGTTCGGACGACACCGGAGTGGTGTCCGGTGGCGCCGGGCCTACCGTGGAGGCCGCGCGTGACGACGCCTTCGCGCACGCTGCGCAGGCAAATGCCAGCTTCGACCCGGGTGCCCGGATTCTCGTATCGGCCTGCCCATGA
- a CDS encoding LLM class F420-dependent oxidoreductase — protein sequence MRISVKLAPTFDYPELEQFWRSADELGFEAVWNYDHFYGLVENTKPTHEGWTTLAAMAVVTRHARIGCMVTGVTYRNPAILAKMAVTVDHISGGRLDFGIGAGWHEAEHRGYGIDFPSPGTRVAMLDEALTVIRRLWTEESVTFEGRFYTLADAICEPKPLQRPHPPIIIGGSQPKMLRVIARHADEWNMPSHQGPQEWGEASGRLSEACAEVGRDPAEVRRSVQLFLHPREPEQVDSQLDLLSHYEELGCQHAVLSFYQPPSVELLKRCAQLR from the coding sequence ATGCGGATCTCGGTCAAGCTCGCACCCACCTTCGACTACCCCGAACTCGAACAGTTCTGGCGGAGCGCCGACGAACTCGGCTTCGAGGCGGTGTGGAACTACGACCACTTCTACGGTCTGGTCGAGAACACCAAACCGACGCATGAGGGGTGGACGACGCTGGCCGCGATGGCGGTGGTGACACGCCACGCCCGAATCGGCTGCATGGTGACCGGTGTGACGTACCGCAACCCGGCGATCCTGGCCAAGATGGCAGTCACCGTCGACCACATCAGCGGCGGCAGGCTGGATTTCGGCATCGGTGCGGGCTGGCATGAGGCCGAGCACCGCGGCTACGGCATCGATTTTCCCAGTCCCGGAACGCGTGTCGCGATGCTCGATGAAGCGCTGACGGTCATCCGCCGGCTGTGGACCGAGGAGTCGGTCACCTTCGAGGGCCGCTTCTACACCCTCGCCGACGCGATCTGCGAACCCAAACCACTTCAGCGTCCGCATCCACCGATCATCATCGGCGGGTCACAGCCCAAGATGTTGCGCGTCATCGCCCGGCACGCCGACGAGTGGAACATGCCCAGTCATCAGGGCCCGCAGGAGTGGGGCGAGGCCAGCGGCCGGCTGTCCGAAGCGTGCGCCGAGGTCGGCCGCGACCCCGCCGAGGTCCGTCGCTCGGTTCAGCTGTTCCTGCATCCGCGTGAACCCGAGCAGGTCGACAGCCAACTCGACTTACTTTCGCACTACGAGGAACTCGGCTGCCAGCACGCCGTGCTGTCGTTCTACCAGCCGCCGTCGGTCGAGCTGCTGAAGCGGTGCGCACAGCTGCGTTAG
- a CDS encoding alpha/beta fold hydrolase — protein MRVVIAVAVVVAGVIVAFVLGLVVLLLAARLVTAPWVFVGAGFLALVAGGLVTILAVGKILRLNGTWRSTLCLCLGLAMIAAITAQCTIFDRFPSMPVEPDPPGVQYWSIPDGRLAYYHLSAAPTSGRHAPVVFLHGGPGTPGEGLPMGSVELAAHGYDVYSYDQLGAGRSSRLRDVTHYTVEQAVDNLDQVRRAIGATKMILIGRSWGGSLLAQYVARHPDRVERAVFVTPGTIWGGLDEDVGEPWPTRDAADRREYEKLTGRTRTLLQSLLLGVSPNAAHAFVPDREADSWMRAVALTGRSATACSGLPRAPAHRNLQGFYSNQMLVADFGTAADPRPALAQVHVPALIMAAQCDFVRWPVTRRYVDAIPGAVLVPVGNAGHGIADDQPALFTRLITEFITGQPLESPPWRSPADPWTSPPGH, from the coding sequence ATGCGGGTGGTTATCGCAGTCGCGGTGGTCGTAGCCGGCGTGATCGTGGCATTCGTGCTCGGACTTGTCGTTCTGCTGCTCGCCGCCCGTCTCGTCACGGCGCCTTGGGTTTTCGTCGGCGCAGGCTTCCTCGCACTTGTTGCGGGCGGCCTGGTGACCATCCTCGCGGTTGGCAAGATCCTCCGGCTCAATGGCACGTGGCGATCGACCCTTTGTCTCTGCCTCGGCCTGGCGATGATCGCGGCGATCACCGCTCAGTGCACCATCTTCGACAGATTCCCGTCGATGCCGGTCGAGCCCGATCCGCCGGGAGTCCAATACTGGTCGATTCCCGACGGCCGGCTTGCTTACTACCACCTGTCGGCGGCCCCCACGTCCGGCAGGCATGCACCTGTCGTTTTCCTGCACGGTGGCCCGGGGACGCCCGGTGAGGGGTTGCCAATGGGCAGTGTGGAACTGGCTGCACACGGCTACGACGTCTACTCCTACGACCAACTCGGAGCGGGCCGTTCCTCCCGATTGCGTGACGTCACCCACTACACCGTCGAGCAGGCTGTGGACAACCTCGATCAGGTGCGACGCGCGATCGGCGCCACGAAGATGATCTTGATAGGACGGTCCTGGGGCGGCTCGTTGCTCGCCCAGTACGTGGCGCGTCACCCCGATCGCGTCGAGCGGGCGGTCTTCGTCACGCCCGGCACGATCTGGGGTGGGCTCGACGAGGACGTCGGCGAACCGTGGCCGACACGCGACGCTGCGGACCGGCGCGAGTACGAAAAACTCACGGGACGAACCCGAACTCTGCTGCAAAGTCTTCTGCTTGGAGTCAGCCCCAACGCGGCCCACGCCTTCGTACCGGACCGAGAAGCTGACAGCTGGATGCGGGCAGTGGCCCTGACCGGGCGCAGCGCGACCGCGTGTTCTGGCCTGCCCCGGGCCCCGGCTCACCGTAACCTGCAGGGCTTCTACAGCAATCAGATGCTCGTCGCGGATTTCGGCACCGCCGCTGACCCCCGGCCCGCTCTAGCGCAGGTGCATGTCCCAGCACTCATCATGGCGGCACAATGTGATTTCGTCCGCTGGCCGGTCACGCGACGCTACGTCGACGCCATCCCTGGAGCAGTGCTCGTTCCCGTCGGCAATGCAGGACATGGAATTGCCGACGATCAGCCGGCGCTGTTCACCCGTCTGATCACGGAGTTCATCACCGGCCAGCCCCTGGAGTCGCCACCATGGCGCTCGCCTGCGGATCCGTGGACCAGTCCGCCGGGCCACTGA
- a CDS encoding 4-alpha-glucanotransferase, whose translation MLPRPKPVPEDLRRLAAAHGVATSYRNERRETVQVDADVVTRVLGLLDVDAGTEAARRVELDTLAQHADAGALAPTIAVRADGQARSLPGAALLVDEDGEQTEVRDEFPAGMATGWYHLHTRDGQQSTVVVAPPQVPVAPATWGWMLQLYAMRSAKSWGIGDWGDLREFIDWTAAEHGAGAVLLNPLHAPGPTHPVQPSPYTPSSRRFANPLALRIEDLDVYRHATPDSRAEVDALRVSATTPRIDHDLVWSAKRAALEILWRDEGRPDPLDDSPGGAGLADWATYCALAERHGGRWSRWPVPLRDAAGAAVAAARRELAPRIAFHAWVQSQCAEQLRAVRDTARDTGMALGVLHDLPVGVDADGADAWALSDVLATGVSVGAPPDNFTPPGQDWGLPPWRPDRLAATGYGALREMLRAILSHADGVRIDHVAGLWRLWWIPPGDTPDRGTYVHYDAEVMLAVLALEAQRAGAVVVGEDLGTVEPEVTEALAANGMLGSAVSWFVRDESDPEQPLLPSAKWPARAAASLSTHDLPTASGFLKGEHVRARAELGLLDDVAAEQRSAASQRAEWVALLCSEGLLASAESDDAAIVVAMHRFLASTPSRVKFVSPYDVIGEARQPNLPGTIDEYPNWRLPLPQTFEQLRADRRVAEITAVFRAHAHTGETGEGRPIPGF comes from the coding sequence ATGCTTCCGCGCCCGAAACCGGTGCCCGAGGATCTGCGCCGGCTGGCCGCCGCACACGGGGTCGCCACGTCCTACCGCAACGAACGACGCGAGACGGTGCAGGTCGACGCCGATGTGGTGACCCGGGTGCTGGGCCTGCTCGACGTCGATGCCGGTACCGAAGCCGCCCGGCGCGTTGAGCTGGATACGCTGGCGCAGCATGCCGATGCGGGTGCGCTGGCACCGACCATCGCGGTGCGGGCGGACGGGCAGGCGCGGTCGCTACCGGGGGCAGCGCTGTTGGTCGACGAGGACGGCGAGCAGACCGAGGTGCGCGACGAGTTTCCCGCCGGGATGGCGACCGGGTGGTATCACCTGCACACCCGTGACGGGCAGCAGTCCACCGTGGTCGTGGCTCCCCCGCAGGTGCCGGTGGCCCCGGCGACCTGGGGATGGATGCTGCAGCTCTATGCGATGCGGTCGGCGAAGTCGTGGGGTATCGGCGACTGGGGCGACCTTCGTGAATTCATCGACTGGACCGCCGCCGAACACGGTGCGGGCGCTGTTCTGCTGAATCCACTGCACGCGCCCGGCCCGACCCATCCGGTGCAGCCCTCCCCCTACACCCCGTCGAGCCGCCGATTCGCCAACCCGCTGGCGTTGCGCATCGAAGACCTCGACGTCTACCGGCATGCCACCCCGGATAGTCGCGCGGAAGTCGACGCGCTACGGGTGTCGGCGACAACCCCCCGGATCGACCACGATCTGGTGTGGTCGGCCAAACGCGCTGCGTTGGAGATCCTTTGGCGTGACGAGGGCCGGCCGGACCCGCTGGATGACTCACCGGGTGGCGCGGGACTGGCCGATTGGGCCACCTACTGTGCACTCGCCGAACGTCACGGCGGGCGCTGGTCGCGCTGGCCGGTGCCGCTGCGCGACGCAGCGGGCGCGGCCGTGGCGGCGGCCCGGCGAGAGTTGGCTCCCCGGATCGCCTTTCACGCCTGGGTGCAGTCCCAGTGCGCCGAACAGCTCAGGGCGGTGCGGGACACCGCGCGAGACACCGGGATGGCGCTCGGGGTGCTGCACGACCTGCCCGTCGGAGTCGATGCCGACGGGGCCGATGCGTGGGCGCTGTCCGACGTGTTGGCCACCGGGGTGAGTGTCGGTGCGCCGCCGGACAACTTCACCCCGCCCGGCCAGGACTGGGGACTGCCGCCGTGGCGACCGGACCGGCTGGCCGCCACCGGCTACGGCGCGCTGCGGGAGATGTTGCGTGCCATCCTTTCCCACGCCGACGGTGTGCGGATCGACCACGTGGCCGGGCTGTGGCGGCTGTGGTGGATCCCGCCGGGCGATACCCCGGACCGGGGTACCTACGTGCACTACGACGCCGAGGTGATGCTCGCGGTGCTGGCGCTGGAGGCGCAGCGCGCCGGTGCGGTCGTCGTCGGTGAGGATCTGGGCACGGTGGAGCCGGAGGTGACCGAGGCGCTGGCGGCCAACGGGATGCTGGGGTCGGCGGTCTCCTGGTTTGTGCGCGACGAGTCCGACCCGGAGCAACCGTTGTTGCCGTCGGCGAAGTGGCCCGCGCGCGCCGCGGCGAGTCTGTCCACCCACGACCTGCCCACCGCGTCGGGATTCCTCAAGGGCGAACATGTGCGCGCGCGGGCAGAGCTGGGACTGCTCGACGACGTCGCGGCCGAGCAGCGATCAGCCGCGAGTCAGCGTGCGGAGTGGGTCGCGCTGTTGTGTTCCGAGGGGCTGCTGGCCTCAGCCGAGTCCGACGACGCCGCGATCGTGGTCGCGATGCATCGCTTCCTGGCGTCGACTCCAAGCCGGGTGAAGTTCGTCTCACCCTACGACGTGATCGGTGAAGCACGCCAGCCCAACCTGCCCGGCACCATCGACGAGTACCCGAACTGGCGGCTGCCGTTGCCGCAGACCTTCGAGCAGCTGCGCGCCGACCGCAGGGTCGCCGAGATCACGGCGGTATTTCGGGCTCACGCGCACACCGGTGAGACCGGCGAGGGTCGGCCCATCCCAGGGTTCTGA